The following proteins come from a genomic window of Balearica regulorum gibbericeps isolate bBalReg1 chromosome 19, bBalReg1.pri, whole genome shotgun sequence:
- the LAT2 gene encoding linker for activation of T-cells family member 2, whose protein sequence is MAQLELLWAAAALMVLGAVVSLCVRCQLSATKREKQLGERRSQLESQQSFEVIRSHSTTTRRPEQIKEPENLLIARKTTELLRASCHAGYGRRTEPRYQNFLTEDCLQGDAAYVEPLSLDYYNCARFFTPPHEKEEDSHSYQNVIIGASHGSDLVTDDSVDYENSAAVHVWKLQQAEALQAESPDDEPDYVNTAPSSGSAPPPKQSILRKV, encoded by the exons ATGGcgcagctggagctgctgtgggCGGCCGCCGCGCTGATGGTGCTCGGAGCCGTCGTCAGCCTCTGCGTGAGGTGCCAGCTCTCCG CTACCAAGCGAGAGAAGCAGCTGGGTGAGCGGAGGAGCCA GCTTGAAAGCCAGCAGAGTTTTGAGGTGATTCGATCCCATTCCA CTACAACCCGAAGGCCGGAACAAATTAAGGAACCTGAAAACTTATTAATAGCAAG gaAAACCACCGAGTTGCTCCGGGCCTCCTGCCATGCTGGATACG GGAGGAGGACCGAGCCCAGGTATCAGAATTTCCTGACAG AGGACTGCCTGCAAGGGGACGCTGCCTACGT GGAGCCCCTATCTCTGGATTATTACAACTGTGCGCGCTTCTTCACACCGCCCCACG agaaagaggaggattCCCATTCCTACCAAAACGTCATCATTGGAGCGTCTCACGGCTCTGATCTGG TCACAGACGACTCTGTAGACTACGAGAACAGCGCAGCGGTGCACGTATGGAAACTCCAGCAAGCGGAAG ctctgcaggcagaaagCCCGGATGACGAGCCGGACTACGTTAATACGGCCCCTTCATCAGGCTCTGCCCCTCCGCCCAAGCAAAG TATTCTGCGTAAAGTCTGA